The Anopheles coluzzii chromosome 2, AcolN3, whole genome shotgun sequence genome window below encodes:
- the LOC120952001 gene encoding putative ferric-chelate reductase 1 homolog, whose protein sequence is MTDHEHDHDHDDDHDHDHDHPSVLLRLHGTLMVVAWLFFNSLGNTVARYFKTTWTTRRYFGVPVWNFYHRIYMMASWILTCAAIVCIFVDVQGFEAHAHSIVGLATFALVFIQPILGLMRPSQQPAQSAIRILHTLLGHAAYILAVTNMFLGIGLEPAHISSVMYGLLAGAVGIHVLAHVAFNVLEYLTRRKGGELDVNKDASFSRWRKTTLMVQMIALYAFTIANVVFVWRG, encoded by the exons atgaCAG ATCACGAACACGATCACGACCatgacgacgaccacgaccacGACCATGACCATCCCTCGGTGCTGTTGCGACTGCACGGTACGCTCATGGTAGTTGCTTGGCTGTTCTTCAATTCCCTCGGAAACACCGTTGCAAG GTATTTCAAAACAACATGGACCACCCGTCGGTACTTTGGAGTGCCGGTGTGGAATTTT TACCATCGGATTTACATGATGGCCAGCTGGATACTGACATGCGCCGCCATCGTGTGCATTTTTGTCGATGTGCAGGGGTTTGAGGCACACGCGCACAGCATCGTCGGTCTGGCGACGTTCGCCCTCGTGTTCATCCAGCCCATCCTGGGACTAATGAGACCGAGCCAGCAGCCGGCACAGTCCGCGATTAGAATCCTGCACACTCTCCTGGGCCATGCTGCCTACATCCTGGCAG TAACGAACATGTTCCTGGGAATCGGACTGGAACCGGCCCACATATCCTCGGTGATGTATGGCCTGCTTGCCGGTGCAGTGGGCATTCACGTGCTGGCCCATGTAGCTTTCAAC GTTCTCGAATATCTTACCAGACGGAAGGGGGGCGAATTGGACGTAAATAAGGACGCATCG TTTTCACGCTGGCGGAAAACTACACTGATGGTACAAATGATTGCACTGTACGCGTTCACCATCGCAAACGTGGTGTTCGTATGGCGCGGATAG